The Nitrospirota bacterium DNA segment TTTCTATGAGGCTGATGACGAGTTCCCGATCAATATACAAATCATGCTGGATAGAACCGCTCTTAATTTTTTGGAATTTGAATGTCTTGCTTTTATGGTGGGATGTTTTGTTCGTGCACTAATTAACACAGCGCAATATGGCGATGTTGTTGGTTGGGATTAATAGTGTAATTTCCAAGCTGTCTTCTATCGGGCCATCGGGCAATGTTCTTTCCTAATACTTCAAGCTCGCTTGTCATACCTTGAGTTTCAACTTCCTGCTTTTGCTCCTGGATATGCATCATTACTTCCTCCTGCATATTGGCGGTAAGCTTTGCAGTTATCCACGCTGCCGGAGTCTCACCCTCGCAAGCTTCGCCGAAGGCTATTTTGTCGGTTAACGTGTATGGCACAGCGCTCGTGCTTGAGGAATTTGGAAATATCATAGCGGCCGGAGGCGCCGGTGTGGTCATCGCCTCGCAATCCGGTCATCGTCTGGGCTCTCTTACTGATGAACAAAATAAAAAACCGGAGGGCGACTCTGATTGAATCACCCTCCGGACCTTGTCGATATATGGTATCTCTTTACGTTTTACGTTTCACGGCCTTACTTAACCAGTTTCATTCCCTTCAACACAGCCTTCAGCTTGTCCTTATTGGCCTTGGACATCTCGCAGAGCGGAAGCCTGAACTCTTCCTTGATCTTGCCCATCATCGCGAGCGCTGTCTTTGCCGGTATCGGGTTCGTCTCGATGAACATGGCGTTATTAAGAGGTTCGAGCTTGAAATGGATCTTCCGTGCCTCATCATACCTGCCCTGCTCCCAATGCGCACACATCTGTGCAACCAGCTTCGGCGCCACATTGGCAGAGACCGAGATGACACCCTTGCCGCCCAATGCCATAAGCGGGATGGTCGTGAAATCATCGCCGGAGATCACAGCGATCCTGTCTCCGCAGAGCCTGATCACCTCGCTCACCTGTTTCATGTCCCCGGTCGCTTCCTTGATCGCAACAATATTCTTTATCTCGGCGAGCCGCGCAACCGTTGTCGGCAGCATGTTCACGGCGGTCCTGCCCGGGACATTGTAGAGCACGATCGGGATCTTCACGGCATCGGCAACAGCCTTGTAGTGGCGGTACAGGCCTTCCTGTGTCGGCTTGTTATAGTATGGGCAGACAAGCAGCGCTCCGTCAGCGCCTGACTTCTTCGCCTCCTTAGTGATCATGATCGTCTCGTCAGTAGCATTTGCGCCTGTGCCTGCTATGACCGGAACCCGCTTGTTCACCACATCGACCGTGAACTTGATCACCCGGAAATGCTCCTTGTAGTCAAGAGTGGCAGATTCCCCCGTTGTGCCGCAGGGCACAATAGCATCGGTCCCTTCCTTTATATGCCACTCGATAAGATTACCCAGGGCCTTTTCATCCACCTTGCCATTGCGAAATGGTGTGACGATCGCGACGATTGATCCTCTAAACATGAAGCCTCCTTGTTTGTATAACAGAGTTGTGCTACAGATTAATAGTTCCTGTAAATACTTCTTCAGCAGGACCGGTCATATACACATGCCCATTTTCATGAAGTTCGATGACCAGATCTCCGCCCGGCAGCTTTATCGTAACCTTTTTATCGATAATTTCCTTCATATTGGCTGCAACCGCAACAGCAGATGCCCCGGTGCCGCAGGCAAGGGTCTCTCCTGAGCCGCGCTCCCAAACGCGCATTTTGATCGTCTGCCGGTCGATCACCTGAATGAACTCGACATTGGTCTTCCTCGGGAAGAGCGCATGCGTCTCGATCTGAGGCCCATACCTCTTTACATCAAAGGTATCCGCGTCATCGACTACGATTACCGCATGGGGATTGCCCATCGAAACACAGGTTATCGCAAACTCCCTGTCATCTACCTCCAGCGGGTAGTCTTTGACAATGCCGTCAAGGTTCACCGGGATTTTGCGACCCTCAAGTTCAGGCCTGCCCATGTCAACCCTGACCATGTCGCCGGCTTTTTCCGGCCTGATAATTCCGGAAGGCGTCTCGATCTCAAGCACCTGTTTTGACGACAGGTGCCTGTCCCATATATATTTTGCAAAACAGCGGATGCCATTGCCGCACATCTCGACCTCGCTGCCATCGGCGTTATAGATGCTCATCCTGAAATCTGCGGTAATTGAATCCTGCAGAAGCAGGATCTGGTCAGCGCCGATGCCGAAGCGCCGGTCACAGAGACGCCTGCTTATGTCGCTGATGTCCGACAGCTGATCGCTTACAGCCTTGTCGCGACAGTCAATGACAACAAAGTCATTTCCGATGCCATGCATCTTTACAAAAGGAAGATTCATTTCAAAAATCCCGGTATCAGTTCATGTTGAACAAGGTCCTCATACGTGCCGCGCCGCGCGATCAGCGCATGGGCCTTTCCGTTTACCATCACCTCTGCTGCCTTTGGCCTGCTGTTGTAGTTCGAACTCATGGACATGCCATACGCGCCGGCGCTCATCACCGCAAGGAACTCCCCTCTGTTCACCCTTTCGATCTTTCTCCCCTTTGCGAGGAAATCACCCGATTCGCAGATCGGGCCGACAACATCTGCCTTGATCTCTCCGCGTCTGGACTTCTTCACCGGGAGGATATGATGATATGCATCGTACAGGGAAGGCCTCATCAGGTCATTCATACCTGCGTCCACAATAACAAAGGTCTTGCCTTCACCCTTCTTCAGGTAAAGCGTCCGTGTTACAAGGATGCCTGCATTGCCGACGATCGACCTGCCCGGCTCCATGACCAGGGTAAGGTCCCGTCCCTTCAGCAGCGGCAGGAGTCTCTTCGCTATATCAGCAGGCACAGGCGGCTTTTCCGTCAGATAAGTAATGCCGAGCCCTCCGCCGATATCGAGATACCGGATATTCAGCTTCTGCTTTTTCAGTTCGTCAAGCAGGATCAATATCCGCTTCAGTGCATCCACAAAAGGCGTCATCTTGGTTATCTGCGAACCGATATGCTTCTGCACACCCACGACCTCAATGTTTTTCAGTCGTGCGGCAATCCGATAATGTTCAACGGCTTGATCTATAGATATGCCGAACTTATGCTCCTTCATGCCCGTCGATATATAGGGATGCGTCTGGGGGTCAATGTCAGGATTGATCCTCAGAGCAATAGGCGCTTTTGTCTTCATGAGACCGGCAACCCTGTCGATCTCGCGCAGTTCATCCTCTGATTCGACATTGAACATAAGGACCCTTGCGGCAAGTGCACGACGGATCTCTTCTTCTGTCTTGCCTACGCCGGCATAAACGATCTTTTTCGGAGATATGCCCGCTTTCAGGGCGCGGAAGAGTTCGCCTCCCGACACAATGTCCGCGCCGCAGCCCTGTTGTGCGAGCAGCTTCAGGATAGCACCGTTCGTATTGGCCTTCAGCGCATAACAGATAATATGAGGAAATGCATGATAAGCGTCTTCATACGCCTTATAATGCCTGAGAAGCGTGCTATAACTGTATATATAGAGCGGCGTCCCGTATTTTTCGGCCAGTTCCCTGACAGGGATATCCTCTGCATATAATTCATTGCCACGGTACTGAAAAAAATACATGTTTTCTCTCCGGAAAGTTATTTATGCTTGATTTTTCTCTATATTTTTACATAATAAAAAAGGCAAAGTCAAAATACGCCTTCGCCGCATCACGCTAAATTCCCGTCAAAAAAAGAGGTGTACATGGGCAGAAACATTGTTGAAAAGATATTTGAAGCGCATCATGCAGCAGGGGAACTGAAGGAGGGCTCTCCAATAAGCCTGAAAGTCGACCAGGTCTATACACAGGATGCAACAGGCACGATGGCATGGCTCCAGTTCGAGGCCATGGGACTTGACCGGGTCAAGGTCCCGCTTGCCGTTTCCTACGTTGACCATAACATGCTGCAGCAGGACTACATGAACCCTGACGACCATCTCTTCCTCCAGACAGCTGCAGCAAAATACAGCGCATATTTCTCCCGCCCCGGTAACGGCATCTGCCACCAGGTGCATCTCGAGCAGTTCGCTGCGCCCGGCAGGATCGCACTCGGAACAGACAGTCATACACCGACCGGTGGCGGCATGGGCATGATCGCCATAGGTGTCGGAGGCCTCGATGCTGCAACCGTTATGGGCGGCTCGGCCTTTGAACTGAGCATGCCTAAGGTCGTAAATATCCAGCTTCTGGGCAAACTGAAGCGGCCGTATGTAACTGCCATGGACGTTATTCTGGAGATTCTGAGAAGACTGACCGTTAAGGGCGGGGTTGGCAGAATACTCGAATACAGCGGTCCCGGCGTCAAGGATTTAAATGTTACGGAGCGGGCAACCATAACAAATATGGGGGCAGAACTTGGCGCAACAACCTCGATCTTCCCGAGTGATGAACGGACAAAATTCTATCTTGAGGCTGTGGGCAGAGGAGCTGACTGGGTTGAACTGGTTGCGGATGAAGATGCCTCGTACGCAGAGGTGATCAAGATCAATCTGAGCAAAGTCGAACCGATGATCGCGCAGCCGCACAGCCCTGACAATGTCGTCACGGTCAAAAGCCTTGCGGGAACAAAGGTGAACCAGGTCTGTATCGGCAGTTGCACAAACTCGTCATATCAGGCAATGAAGTCTGTTGCTGCCATATTGAAAGGAAACATTGTCGACGAAAAAGTAAATCTCCTCATCAATCCGGGGTCAAAGCAGGTGTACGAGATGATCGCAAAAGAAGGCCTTGTCACTGACATCATAGCTGCCGGCGCGCGCATGCTCGAATCGTCCTGCGGGCCCTGTATCGGCATGGGAAGCGCTCCGGGCAGCGGCCAGGTCTCTGTCCGCTCGTACAACCGTAACTTCAAGGGCAGAAGCGGTACCAAGGATGCGTCAGTCTATCTTGCAAGCCCGGTCTCCTGCGCGGTCTTTGCACTCAAGGGAGAAATCATCGATCCGCGCGAATCCGGCATCACCATAAAGAAATTCAAGGAGCCGTCAGCCTATCTGATCAACAGGAACTTCCTCATCGCACCCAAGGCCGATACCCGTGACGGTAAGGTGATCAAAGGCCCGAACATCAAGGAGGTTTCTGTCAAAGGACCGTTGACCGACAGGATCGAAGCAGAGGTGCTGCTGAGGCTTGGCGACAATATAACGACTGACGACATCATGCCTGCCGGTTCTGCTGTCCTGCCCTTCAGGTCGAACATCCCTGCGATCTCTAAATTCGTCTTCACGAATTTAGACAATACCTTCAGCGCAAGGGCAATGGAGGCAAAAGGACATGGCGGCGGCATCATCGTCGGCGGAGAGAACTACGGCCAGGGCTCGTCACGGGAGCATGCGGCCATAGCGCCGATGTTCCTCGGCGTTCAGGCGGTGATCGTAAAATCCTTTGCACGGATACACCGTTCAAACCTGATCAATTTCGGTATACTGCCGCTGCTGTTTGAAAACAGCGCTGATTATGAGAAGATCGAAAAAGGCGACCGGCTGCGCATCAGTGACATCCTCGGGACCATCAACGGGACGCAGACATATCGGGTCGAGAATACGACAAAGGGCTTTACCTTTACGGTTACGTCCACGCTGAACGATCGGGAGAGGGATGTTGTCATAAAAGGAGGCCTTTTGCCCTATACCAGGGAGCAGACAGCATAGCAAGGACCACCCTCCCCTGAATTGACAACAGGGGTTATTTCAGTGTATTTTATTACTTCCTAATGTGTCAGGGCCGCTAGCTCAGTTGGTAGAGCAACGCCCTTTTAAGGCGTGGGTCGTTGGTTCGAGTCCAACGCGGCTCACCAGATGTCCCCATCGTCTAGCCTGGCCTAGGACATCGCCCTTTCAAGGCGGTAACGCGGGTTCGAAGTCGTCGTAATACCTTCCTTACCCTCTACGAATTCTACGACGTTTTGCATCTCTGGCATCAGATGAGCGTACCGCGCGCTCATTCTCTGATCTTTGTGTCCAAGGGCATGCTGAACCTGATAAAGGGAAGCCCCGTTGTTGATCAGAACCGTTGCGAAGTCATGTCTCAGATCGTGAAATCTCAGATCGCGGATTCCTGCCCTTTCACATGCTCTCTTAAAGGACATAGAGACGGTTTCACCAGTAAAGGCCTTTCCCTGCTCATTGACGAAGATAAAGGGGCTTATCAGTTTTCTTTCCTTTATGACTCTTTGCAGGGTGCTCTTTACCTCTGCCGTCATTTTGACAGAAAAGGGCTGCTCGTTCTTCATCTCGTCTCCGGCAATGTTGATCTGGTCCCGGTGAAAGTCACATTGCGACACGGTAAGATTGACGATCTTACCTTCACGTAGTCCCGTAGAACAGGCGATTACAACCATATCCTTAAGACAGGACATCTTCGATTGTGAAAGCGCTGCTGAGAGCTTCACAGCCTCGTCAGCCAGGACATAGCGGACGCGCTTAGTGTCCTTAAGACCCTTGATCACCTTCCTTACCGGGTTGGTTTCGCAAAGTTCCCATTCCTCGATTGTCCGAGCGAACACCTGACGAAGAAACGAAAGCTCTTTTTTGACAGTGCTTTCTCCTGCTGTCCTGCCCTTCCCTCGCCCGTGTTTAATGTCGCCAGTAAGGCGACGGGTCTTGTAAGAAGACATTAACGATACGGAGATTTCGGAAAGAGGAGTATCAGCAAAGAAGATTTTAAACTTCTCGGCAATCTCGGCATTGCGCTCGTGGCTCTTCTGGAATGGTGAAACCTCTGTCATATAACGATCTATGACCTCGCTCATTTTAGGATCTTCCTTCCTCACAAAATAGGACCCGTCCAAGATTGCGGTAAGTTTCTCGGCATAAAACTTCTCTGCCAGTCGCTTATTGTCGGTACTAAGAGACTCTTCAACCCTCTTGCCTTTGTGCTGCTTAATGAACCAGTACATGTTACCTTTCTTGAAAATGCCCATAGTGAAAATCACCTTCCTTTCTTGGGCTTCGAGGTAACGGTTTTAGCGGTTCTATCATACCCCTGCCTCTTCTCTTTAATCCACTGAGACAACGCCTCTATCTGTAATAAGATTTTCCATCATACATCTCCTTTGAAATACTCAGGCAGAAACATCACAATACACCCGGAGAGTCTACCGCACCCGTTTCACGGGCAGCGGAAGCCTCTCCAGGGGTATCAACAAAAGAAGAAAGAACACCGCTTTTTTTGTTAGCTACAGGCTTACACAAAATATCCTTACGAACATCATCAATAACAACAAAACCGCAGAATTTCCGGTCTTCGCCACCAGGAACAATCTTTCCCAAAGAAATAACATCTGCATGAACAGGCAACACCCCTTCAGGATGCACAGAAACCTGTTTTTGCCCTCCTGCAAAAATATTCTCAGCAGGAACCGTCTTAATCTGCTGCTTAATATTAGGGAGCCCTACAGGGGCAACACCAGCCTTTAAATCCTTCGCCGACTGCGTATATTTCGATAACGTCTTCTGAGCACCGAACAGATCCCCGCTTGAAATAGAGCTCTTGAAGAAAAACATATAGAGCGTGAAAAGAAGAACCAAAGGAATAAGATAGAAGATCGGATGTTTCAATATATTGATATTCGGCATAATCTTGAGTTCCTTAACATCAGCGCCAATGTAGGATTTATAACAGCCAAAGTATTTCTTTTTATAGGTCTTTATCTTCGGACGGTCAATAGCCTTAGTGGTATCATCCTGATAAAAAGCGGTCATGCGATAACTACGTTCTGCAGCAGAACCAAACATATTGTTTTTCTTGAAACGATAGGTCCATTCAATAAGGCCACGAACATGAGTATCAAGCTTTTCTATGCCCTGGGAAAGCAACAACACATCATGGCCATGATGCCGATGAGTTGAGCCCCAAGAATTAAATGCCTTGTTTTCACCAGAGGCCCAATCCCGATTACCGAAATACTTATGAACTTCATCAAGAATGATAAAAGCCCCATTCTTCAGGGTTTTATAAAAGGTATATATTTCATGCTCAGGGATAAAGTGCAATTGCGTTTCAAGCTCATAATCGGAAAGACCGGCAAGATATTTGATTTGCTCTCTCTGAGGCTTCTCATTCACACCCTCAATATTCGTCCAGACAGTTCGACCGAGACGCAGATTATCAACAAGACGTATTATCGCCTCATATGTCTTACCACTTCCGGGAGTTCCTTCGAACATAATGAACATGACTAATTCCAAAAACCCCTTTTCCCATATTTCCAACCGTCAGACCCCATATCCTTATTGCGTCTCTCGATCATCGCATTCCAACGCAAAATGCGGGAAATATACCGATAAGCAAGAAACAGCAGACCGATACCAACAAAAGCAAGAAGCAACGCAAGAAGATTTGTATTAAGACCAAGAAGCGTCGTGCTTGCAAACATACTATCAACGGGATTTATTACAGGAGGATTGAACCCATTTGAACCATAACCAAAACTGTGAGTTACCAGATTATAAGGAGCATCAGCACCCGCATAGCCAGTACTAAAAGTAAAAACCGCACCAGTTAATTCGACACCGCCAAATGAATAGGTTACAAAGCCCACATTACTATTCTCAGCGGACTGAGTAGGCAAAACTATTTGACCCGAAGGCAGTTCCGCAGTCAAACGATAATTCAAAAGCCCTGCATCAAGTCCGACTATTTGAACACCACAGCCTGAAAGAACAACCCCGAAATAATTAAAATCACAAGGGTAAGTAATACTTACTTCCGCAGAAGCCATAATAGGAGAAAACAAGAATGAAAAAAAAAGCAAAAAAGCAAAGCATCGTTTAATTTTCATGATATCCCTTCTATACCCGCGTGAATGACGCAGGAATCAAATTAAGCACGAACCTAAGCGTATACGCACCCGCCAAAAGCGTTAAGGCTTGAGGAACC contains these protein-coding regions:
- a CDS encoding 4-hydroxy-tetrahydrodipicolinate synthase, coding for MFRGSIVAIVTPFRNGKVDEKALGNLIEWHIKEGTDAIVPCGTTGESATLDYKEHFRVIKFTVDVVNKRVPVIAGTGANATDETIMITKEAKKSGADGALLVCPYYNKPTQEGLYRHYKAVADAVKIPIVLYNVPGRTAVNMLPTTVARLAEIKNIVAIKEATGDMKQVSEVIRLCGDRIAVISGDDFTTIPLMALGGKGVISVSANVAPKLVAQMCAHWEQGRYDEARKIHFKLEPLNNAMFIETNPIPAKTALAMMGKIKEEFRLPLCEMSKANKDKLKAVLKGMKLVK
- a CDS encoding diaminopimelate epimerase; translation: MNLPFVKMHGIGNDFVVIDCRDKAVSDQLSDISDISRRLCDRRFGIGADQILLLQDSITADFRMSIYNADGSEVEMCGNGIRCFAKYIWDRHLSSKQVLEIETPSGIIRPEKAGDMVRVDMGRPELEGRKIPVNLDGIVKDYPLEVDDREFAITCVSMGNPHAVIVVDDADTFDVKRYGPQIETHALFPRKTNVEFIQVIDRQTIKMRVWERGSGETLACGTGASAVAVAANMKEIIDKKVTIKLPGGDLVIELHENGHVYMTGPAEEVFTGTINL
- the lysA gene encoding diaminopimelate decarboxylase; translated protein: MYFFQYRGNELYAEDIPVRELAEKYGTPLYIYSYSTLLRHYKAYEDAYHAFPHIICYALKANTNGAILKLLAQQGCGADIVSGGELFRALKAGISPKKIVYAGVGKTEEEIRRALAARVLMFNVESEDELREIDRVAGLMKTKAPIALRINPDIDPQTHPYISTGMKEHKFGISIDQAVEHYRIAARLKNIEVVGVQKHIGSQITKMTPFVDALKRILILLDELKKQKLNIRYLDIGGGLGITYLTEKPPVPADIAKRLLPLLKGRDLTLVMEPGRSIVGNAGILVTRTLYLKKGEGKTFVIVDAGMNDLMRPSLYDAYHHILPVKKSRRGEIKADVVGPICESGDFLAKGRKIERVNRGEFLAVMSAGAYGMSMSSNYNSRPKAAEVMVNGKAHALIARRGTYEDLVQHELIPGFLK
- a CDS encoding aconitate hydratase, whose protein sequence is MGRNIVEKIFEAHHAAGELKEGSPISLKVDQVYTQDATGTMAWLQFEAMGLDRVKVPLAVSYVDHNMLQQDYMNPDDHLFLQTAAAKYSAYFSRPGNGICHQVHLEQFAAPGRIALGTDSHTPTGGGMGMIAIGVGGLDAATVMGGSAFELSMPKVVNIQLLGKLKRPYVTAMDVILEILRRLTVKGGVGRILEYSGPGVKDLNVTERATITNMGAELGATTSIFPSDERTKFYLEAVGRGADWVELVADEDASYAEVIKINLSKVEPMIAQPHSPDNVVTVKSLAGTKVNQVCIGSCTNSSYQAMKSVAAILKGNIVDEKVNLLINPGSKQVYEMIAKEGLVTDIIAAGARMLESSCGPCIGMGSAPGSGQVSVRSYNRNFKGRSGTKDASVYLASPVSCAVFALKGEIIDPRESGITIKKFKEPSAYLINRNFLIAPKADTRDGKVIKGPNIKEVSVKGPLTDRIEAEVLLRLGDNITTDDIMPAGSAVLPFRSNIPAISKFVFTNLDNTFSARAMEAKGHGGGIIVGGENYGQGSSREHAAIAPMFLGVQAVIVKSFARIHRSNLINFGILPLLFENSADYEKIEKGDRLRISDILGTINGTQTYRVENTTKGFTFTVTSTLNDRERDVVIKGGLLPYTREQTA
- a CDS encoding site-specific integrase: MYWFIKQHKGKRVEESLSTDNKRLAEKFYAEKLTAILDGSYFVRKEDPKMSEVIDRYMTEVSPFQKSHERNAEIAEKFKIFFADTPLSEISVSLMSSYKTRRLTGDIKHGRGKGRTAGESTVKKELSFLRQVFARTIEEWELCETNPVRKVIKGLKDTKRVRYVLADEAVKLSAALSQSKMSCLKDMVVIACSTGLREGKIVNLTVSQCDFHRDQINIAGDEMKNEQPFSVKMTAEVKSTLQRVIKERKLISPFIFVNEQGKAFTGETVSMSFKRACERAGIRDLRFHDLRHDFATVLINNGASLYQVQHALGHKDQRMSARYAHLMPEMQNVVEFVEGKEGITTTSNPRYRLERAMS